In one window of Leifsonia sp. Root112D2 DNA:
- a CDS encoding ROK family protein yields MTTSVALALDFGGTKVEAALVTSDGVLVDGTRFRQPTGRNAASVDIENSVRSVVMNSLETLPTDATLVGVGIGCAGPIERSVGHVSPLNVPAWRGYPLRDFVTSIVHPIAGEVPVHLEMDGVAITLAEHWVGAAQGVDNVMGMVISTGIGGGLISGGRVLTGSGGNAGHIGHIEVAGIVGENTFGSTSLLEAMASGPHTVAWARTQGFTGTTGEELAAAYAAGDPVAHDAIVRTGTAVGQAIASATALLDLDIVAIGGGFAQSTPDLFDVIKQTVGRHHFAFVRKVRVVPSGLSGAGPLIGAAALIHRSELVP; encoded by the coding sequence GTGACTACATCCGTTGCCCTCGCCCTTGATTTCGGCGGCACCAAGGTGGAGGCCGCGCTCGTCACCTCCGATGGCGTGCTCGTCGACGGCACCCGTTTTCGCCAGCCCACCGGGCGCAATGCGGCCAGCGTCGACATCGAGAACTCGGTGCGATCGGTCGTCATGAACTCACTCGAAACGCTGCCGACGGATGCGACGCTCGTGGGCGTCGGCATCGGGTGCGCCGGTCCCATCGAGCGTTCCGTGGGGCACGTCTCCCCCCTCAACGTGCCGGCCTGGCGCGGGTACCCCTTGCGCGACTTCGTGACCTCGATAGTGCATCCGATCGCCGGCGAGGTGCCCGTGCACCTGGAGATGGACGGCGTCGCCATCACGCTCGCCGAGCACTGGGTGGGCGCCGCCCAGGGCGTCGACAACGTGATGGGCATGGTCATCTCCACGGGCATCGGGGGCGGCCTCATCTCCGGCGGTCGAGTGCTGACAGGCTCCGGCGGCAACGCGGGACACATCGGCCACATCGAGGTCGCCGGAATCGTCGGGGAGAACACCTTCGGCAGCACCTCGCTGCTGGAGGCGATGGCATCCGGCCCGCACACCGTCGCCTGGGCGCGCACGCAGGGCTTCACGGGCACAACCGGCGAGGAACTTGCCGCGGCATACGCGGCAGGCGATCCCGTCGCCCACGACGCGATAGTGCGCACGGGCACGGCCGTCGGTCAGGCCATCGCGAGCGCGACGGCGCTGCTCGACCTGGACATCGTCGCCATCGGCGGCGGCTTCGCGCAATCCACTCCCGACCTCTTCGACGTGATCAAGCAGACCGTCGGTCGCCACCATTTCGCCTTCGTACGCAAGGTGCGGGTGGTGCCGTCCGGTCTCTCCGGCGCGGGCCCGCTCATCGGTGCGGCGGCGCTCATCCACCGCAGCGAACTGGTGCCCTGA
- a CDS encoding TetR/AcrR family transcriptional regulator, with translation MSENISERAPGTERIPAAERREQILASASRVFGERGYAGATTDQVAQEAGISQPYVVRMFGSKENLFVEVLGRALEKLVVAFRASIAASAVANENVEARRARFGATYADLIADRGILLSLMQGFIMGHDPVIGAAARNGFLEIYSILRDEAGMGPDDVVSFLAHGMLFNTLIAMRMTDEYGSDDYVTELMACTFRGKLDIVLDAVTRAGKTP, from the coding sequence GTGAGCGAAAATATTTCAGAACGGGCGCCCGGTACCGAGCGTATTCCGGCGGCCGAGCGGCGCGAGCAGATTCTCGCGTCGGCGTCGAGGGTCTTCGGGGAACGCGGCTATGCGGGTGCCACGACCGACCAGGTAGCCCAGGAGGCGGGCATCAGCCAGCCGTACGTCGTGCGCATGTTCGGCAGCAAGGAGAACCTCTTCGTCGAGGTGCTCGGGCGCGCCCTGGAGAAGCTGGTTGTGGCCTTTCGCGCCTCCATCGCCGCAAGTGCCGTCGCGAACGAGAACGTCGAGGCCCGCAGGGCACGTTTCGGGGCGACGTACGCCGATCTCATTGCCGATCGCGGCATCCTGCTTTCGCTCATGCAGGGCTTCATCATGGGGCATGACCCGGTGATCGGCGCGGCCGCGCGCAACGGATTCCTTGAGATCTACTCCATTCTGCGTGACGAGGCCGGCATGGGGCCGGATGATGTGGTCTCCTTTCTGGCGCACGGCATGCTGTTCAACACCCTGATCGCCATGCGCATGACTGATGAGTACGGCTCCGACGACTACGTGACCGAGCTGATGGCCTGCACCTTTCGCGGCAAGCTGGACATCGTGCTGGATGCCGTGACGCGGGCGGGAAAGACCCCGTGA
- a CDS encoding 3-oxoacid CoA-transferase subunit B encodes MSVNESTSATLTGLSRDDIARRLAQDLLDGYTVNLGVGIPLAVPNFLPDDREIFLHAENGILGMGPYPGAEHEDPDLTDAGKRPVSLITGAAIVDSSTSFAIVRGGHLDVTILGALQVSETGDLSNWYVPGRNPAVGGAMDLVAGTPEVWVCMEHVDRAGAPKIVPQCTFPVTGFRVVTRIYTDLAVFHVRDGNLILTECTPGVRPEDVRERTTATYTEELV; translated from the coding sequence GTGAGCGTCAACGAGAGCACCAGCGCGACGCTCACCGGCCTGAGTCGCGACGACATCGCCCGCCGCCTGGCGCAGGATCTGCTCGACGGCTACACGGTCAATCTCGGCGTCGGCATCCCGCTGGCGGTGCCCAACTTTCTGCCTGACGATCGCGAGATCTTCCTGCACGCCGAAAACGGCATCCTGGGCATGGGGCCGTACCCGGGCGCCGAGCACGAGGACCCCGATCTGACGGATGCCGGCAAGCGGCCGGTCAGCCTGATCACGGGCGCGGCAATAGTCGATTCGTCGACATCCTTCGCGATAGTGCGCGGAGGCCACCTCGACGTGACGATTCTCGGCGCGCTGCAGGTCTCCGAGACCGGCGATCTCTCGAACTGGTACGTTCCCGGCCGCAATCCGGCGGTGGGCGGCGCAATGGATCTCGTCGCCGGTACCCCCGAGGTCTGGGTGTGCATGGAGCACGTCGATCGCGCGGGCGCGCCAAAGATCGTGCCCCAATGCACCTTTCCCGTGACGGGCTTTCGGGTCGTCACTCGCATCTACACCGACCTCGCCGTCTTCCACGTGAGAGACGGTAACCTGATCCTCACAGAATGCACCCCGGGCGTGCGGCCCGAAGACGTGCGTGAGCGAACCACAGCCACCTACACCGAGGAGCTCGTTTGA
- a CDS encoding bifunctional riboflavin kinase/FAD synthetase: MKVFRGLAAVPENFGPSAVTIGKFDGVHTGHRAVIGMLTSVADAEGLQSAVVTFDRNPLRLLAPDKCPSDLVGLEQKLELLAGTGVQASLVLAFDRAFSSQTPEQFVRRILVDALHAKVVLIGSDFRFGSRGAGNIDTLTALGAELGFRVQLIDDVRPEDGRRVSSTWIRQLLAEGDVAHAARLLGHIPAVHGVVVHGAKRGRELGFPTANLSPESEGLIPADGVYAGWLTDAGERYPAAISVGNNPTFEGVPQRQVEAYVLDRDLDLYGHRVSISFVERIRGMVAFSGIDPLIAQIADDVDRARRILA, translated from the coding sequence GTGAAGGTCTTTCGCGGCCTTGCAGCCGTTCCGGAGAATTTCGGGCCGAGCGCCGTCACCATTGGCAAGTTCGACGGGGTACACACGGGCCATCGCGCCGTGATAGGCATGCTCACGAGCGTCGCGGATGCCGAGGGCCTGCAGTCCGCGGTCGTCACCTTCGACCGCAATCCGCTGCGGCTGCTGGCTCCCGACAAGTGCCCTTCCGATCTGGTCGGCCTCGAGCAGAAGCTCGAGCTGCTGGCGGGTACGGGCGTGCAGGCCAGCCTGGTGCTGGCTTTCGACCGCGCGTTCTCCTCGCAGACGCCCGAGCAGTTCGTGCGGCGCATCCTGGTCGATGCCCTGCACGCGAAGGTTGTGCTCATCGGCAGCGACTTCCGCTTCGGCTCGCGCGGTGCGGGCAACATCGACACGCTCACCGCGCTCGGCGCTGAGCTCGGTTTCCGCGTACAGCTCATCGACGATGTGCGCCCCGAAGACGGGCGGCGCGTGTCATCCACCTGGATTCGCCAGCTGCTCGCCGAGGGCGACGTCGCACACGCCGCGCGGCTGCTCGGCCACATTCCGGCCGTGCACGGCGTTGTGGTTCACGGCGCCAAACGCGGCCGGGAGCTGGGTTTTCCCACGGCCAACCTCTCGCCCGAGTCCGAGGGGCTGATTCCCGCCGACGGGGTCTACGCCGGATGGCTCACCGACGCCGGAGAGAGATATCCCGCAGCCATCTCGGTCGGCAACAATCCGACGTTCGAAGGGGTGCCGCAGCGACAGGTCGAGGCGTACGTTCTCGATCGCGACCTCGACCTCTATGGACACCGGGTGTCTATCTCATTCGTCGAACGCATCCGCGGAATGGTGGCGTTCTCCGGCATTGACCCGCTCATCGCCCAGATCGCCGACGACGTGGACCGGGCCCGCCGCATCCTCGCCTGA
- a CDS encoding amidohydrolase family protein, which yields MSELQIDLDQIVAIDVHTHVHRSTSQTSDDAGGNEAMGEYFGIGSMPKYSIPELAAYYRERKMAAVVFTVDSISQDGLDPEPSNEEIARLAAENSDVLIPFASIDPARGKAGVEQAKRLISDYGVRGFKFHPSTQGFFPNDRSAYPLYEVIAEHGLVSLFHSGQTGVGAGQPGGGGVRLKYANPMLVDDVAADFPDMDIILAHPSFPWQDEALAVATHKPRVYIDLSGWSPKYFPPQLVQYANTLLRHKMLFGSDFPVITPERWMSDFSKLPMKPEVVPMILKDNAARLFKLGAATPSPDEKS from the coding sequence ATGAGCGAACTGCAGATCGACCTTGACCAGATCGTCGCCATCGACGTTCACACCCATGTGCACCGCTCGACAAGCCAGACATCCGACGATGCAGGCGGCAACGAGGCAATGGGCGAGTACTTCGGAATCGGCTCGATGCCGAAGTACAGCATCCCCGAGCTCGCGGCGTACTATCGCGAGCGCAAGATGGCGGCGGTCGTGTTCACCGTCGACTCCATCTCGCAGGACGGCCTCGATCCCGAGCCTTCGAACGAGGAGATCGCGCGCCTCGCGGCAGAAAACTCCGATGTGCTCATTCCCTTCGCCAGCATCGACCCGGCGCGCGGCAAGGCCGGCGTGGAGCAGGCCAAGCGACTGATCAGCGACTACGGGGTGCGCGGCTTCAAGTTCCACCCCAGCACGCAAGGATTCTTCCCCAACGATCGCAGTGCGTACCCGCTGTATGAGGTCATTGCCGAGCACGGCCTGGTGTCGCTGTTCCACAGCGGCCAGACCGGTGTGGGCGCCGGCCAGCCCGGGGGCGGAGGAGTGAGGCTCAAGTACGCCAACCCGATGCTCGTCGACGACGTTGCCGCCGATTTTCCCGACATGGACATCATTCTCGCCCACCCTTCGTTCCCCTGGCAGGACGAAGCATTGGCCGTGGCCACGCACAAACCACGGGTGTACATCGACCTCTCCGGTTGGTCGCCGAAGTACTTTCCGCCGCAGCTCGTTCAATACGCGAATACCCTGCTGCGCCACAAGATGCTCTTCGGCTCGGATTTTCCGGTGATCACACCGGAGCGTTGGATGAGCGACTTCAGCAAGCTCCCCATGAAGCCGGAGGTGGTGCCGATGATTCTCAAAGACAACGCGGCACGGCTCTTCAAGCTCGGCGCGGCGACGCCGTCGCCAGACGAGAAGAGCTGA
- a CDS encoding 3-oxoacid CoA-transferase subunit A, whose protein sequence is MIDKFRAELTEALEVVWSGASIAVGGFGSSGRPDALINTLCELDLHDLHVIVNNVGHDFTGVSRLVMEGRVRRVTASFPILPEFYEAYFAGKVELELIPQGTLAERLRAGGAGIAAFFTPSGAGTMLSDGTFPLAYRDGVAATYIPEKECREINGRLHVLEYGIAADFGLVKAQKADRKGNLRFHLTARNFNPVAGMSGRTTFAEVEQLVEAGQIAPDDVHLAGVFVDHIVMTGPPVPATFDYRERESIA, encoded by the coding sequence ATGATCGACAAGTTCAGAGCTGAACTGACGGAAGCACTCGAGGTTGTATGGTCCGGCGCGTCGATCGCCGTCGGTGGCTTCGGCAGCTCCGGGCGGCCTGATGCGCTGATCAACACCCTCTGCGAGCTCGACCTGCACGACCTGCACGTGATAGTCAACAACGTCGGGCACGACTTCACCGGGGTCTCGCGCCTTGTCATGGAGGGCAGAGTGCGCCGCGTCACCGCGTCGTTCCCGATCCTTCCGGAGTTCTACGAGGCGTATTTCGCCGGCAAGGTCGAGCTGGAGTTGATACCGCAGGGAACTCTCGCCGAGCGCCTGCGCGCCGGAGGAGCCGGCATCGCGGCCTTCTTCACGCCATCGGGAGCGGGAACGATGCTGTCTGACGGAACGTTCCCGCTGGCATACCGCGACGGCGTGGCAGCAACGTATATTCCGGAGAAGGAATGTCGCGAAATCAACGGGCGCCTGCACGTGCTGGAGTACGGCATCGCCGCGGACTTCGGGCTCGTCAAGGCTCAGAAGGCCGACCGCAAGGGAAATCTGCGCTTCCATCTCACGGCACGCAATTTCAACCCGGTTGCGGGGATGTCCGGACGCACAACCTTCGCGGAGGTCGAGCAACTCGTCGAAGCGGGCCAGATAGCACCCGACGACGTGCATCTGGCCGGAGTATTCGTGGACCATATCGTCATGACCGGCCCGCCGGTGCCGGCTACGTTCGACTACCGGGAAAGAGAGAGCATCGCGTGA
- a CDS encoding maleylpyruvate isomerase family mycothiol-dependent enzyme: MAEFAKYLPLSQRPRVDETGVSSHWDAAIGGILVRLAGMLEGLTPEQWESPSLCEGWRVRDVAGHLVWRVGSSTGQMLKTGLREYVGTHVNPMRAMDVLSLRAAEASYATLVAQLRHIAALKLAGTGRLGLGELTEVVVHGFDMAQPLGIDLAIDGTVTGAVALGRTMILPLEKKEVLRRRTLVATDADWKLGRGPEIHGSAEAIVLFLFGRGPLPAASVVE; the protein is encoded by the coding sequence ATGGCCGAGTTTGCGAAATACCTGCCGCTGAGCCAGCGTCCGAGGGTCGATGAGACAGGCGTGAGTTCTCACTGGGACGCCGCCATCGGGGGCATTCTTGTGCGCCTGGCCGGCATGCTCGAGGGGCTCACCCCCGAGCAATGGGAGTCACCCAGCCTGTGTGAAGGCTGGCGTGTGCGCGATGTCGCCGGGCACCTGGTGTGGCGGGTCGGCAGCAGCACGGGCCAGATGCTCAAGACCGGCCTGCGCGAATATGTCGGCACGCACGTGAACCCGATGAGGGCGATGGATGTCTTGAGCCTGCGCGCGGCGGAGGCGAGCTATGCGACGCTCGTCGCACAACTGCGGCACATCGCCGCACTCAAGCTCGCGGGTACCGGTCGTCTGGGCCTGGGCGAGCTGACCGAGGTCGTTGTGCACGGATTCGACATGGCGCAGCCCCTGGGCATCGATCTGGCGATCGATGGCACCGTGACGGGTGCTGTCGCTCTCGGGCGCACCATGATCCTGCCGCTGGAGAAGAAGGAAGTGCTGCGCCGGCGCACTCTGGTGGCCACCGATGCCGACTGGAAGCTCGGCCGGGGCCCTGAAATCCACGGCAGCGCCGAGGCCATAGTGCTCTTCCTGTTCGGCCGGGGGCCGCTGCCTGCTGCTTCGGTGGTTGAGTAA
- the truB gene encoding tRNA pseudouridine(55) synthase TruB, with product MNQTPSASGILLVDKAQGWTSHDAVARTRRLAGTRKVGHAGTLDPMATGLLVLGIGSSTRLLTYVVGADKEYEATIRLGAGTSTDDAEGELLVWAPAASVRALTDDAVRAAIAELTGHIKQVPSAVSAIKVDGKRAYARVRAGEDVVLAARSVTVTSFELLDSDPVNLDDGVCALDLRVRVECSSGTYIRALARDLGAALGVGGHLTALRRTRVGPFRVADAASIEGMDVAARLLAPASAASALFPRYDLTTEQAIDLGHGKRLELPDAQLDQLPGGPVAAIAPDGRLVGLVEFWGSQVRVLANFPADEIVAGSPSNGADEE from the coding sequence GTGAATCAAACGCCGTCGGCCAGCGGCATCCTGCTCGTCGACAAGGCCCAGGGCTGGACCAGCCACGACGCCGTCGCGCGCACGCGTCGGCTGGCAGGCACGCGCAAGGTGGGCCACGCGGGCACGCTCGACCCGATGGCCACGGGCCTGCTCGTGCTCGGCATCGGCAGCTCAACCCGACTGCTGACATACGTCGTGGGCGCCGACAAGGAGTACGAGGCGACGATCCGCCTTGGTGCGGGCACCTCCACGGATGACGCCGAGGGCGAATTGCTGGTCTGGGCGCCTGCGGCGAGTGTCCGTGCTCTCACTGATGACGCGGTGCGGGCGGCAATCGCCGAGCTCACCGGCCACATCAAGCAGGTTCCGAGCGCGGTGAGCGCCATCAAGGTCGACGGAAAACGTGCGTATGCACGCGTGCGTGCCGGGGAGGACGTGGTGCTTGCCGCCCGCAGCGTCACCGTGACGAGCTTCGAGCTGCTCGACTCCGACCCGGTGAACCTCGACGATGGCGTCTGCGCTCTCGATCTCCGGGTGCGGGTCGAGTGTTCCTCGGGCACCTACATTCGCGCGCTCGCGCGTGACCTGGGCGCGGCGCTCGGTGTGGGCGGGCACCTCACCGCGCTGAGGCGCACACGCGTCGGTCCGTTCCGGGTGGCGGATGCCGCCTCGATCGAGGGCATGGACGTCGCGGCGCGCCTCCTGGCGCCGGCGAGCGCGGCATCCGCCCTGTTCCCCCGATACGATTTGACGACGGAGCAGGCCATCGATTTGGGGCACGGCAAGCGGCTGGAGTTGCCCGATGCTCAGCTCGATCAGCTGCCCGGCGGTCCGGTCGCGGCGATTGCGCCGGACGGCCGGCTCGTCGGTCTCGTAGAGTTCTGGGGGAGCCAGGTCAGAGTGCTGGCCAACTTTCCCGCGGACGAGATCGTCGCGGGTTCGCCCTCGAATGGAGCAGACGAAGAGTGA
- a CDS encoding DHA2 family efflux MFS transporter permease subunit: MPITRRRIPVWLAIIAASLPMFMATLDNLVVTSALPVISRDISATIEQLQWVINAYALAFAAFMLMAVALGDRFGRRTVFLIGIVLFTGASALSALSSEPWMLIGSRALQGVGAAALMPLSLTLLAGSVSKRLRPAAIGIWGGISGLGVAVGPLIGGAVVEGWNWQAIFWLNVPIGILAIPLALIALPNSFGNRVRADVVGMLLAGFGVLGLVYGIVRGNDAGWDSTEVLASLIGGAALLAVFIFWELRTSSPLLPLRLFRDRSFTVANLVGVGFSFGIFGAVFILIQYLQIVQGHSPLEAGIMTTPWTLAPMIVAPLAGLLAPRIGTRLPIVVGLSLLAISMAWLAFVMTATTPYGELLPAFLIAGIGMGLVFAPSATAVLANMVPDDHGKASGANSTLREIGTALGVAVLTAVFTGAGGTLTPTGYVGAAIPAVYVGAAVLALTAVIALAMPSGKRPREVAPSVGEELHELAEAH; the protein is encoded by the coding sequence GTGCCTATCACCCGTCGCCGCATTCCGGTGTGGCTCGCCATCATCGCGGCATCCCTGCCGATGTTCATGGCAACGCTCGACAATCTGGTCGTGACCAGTGCCCTCCCGGTGATCAGCCGCGATATCTCCGCGACAATCGAGCAGTTGCAGTGGGTGATCAACGCCTACGCACTGGCCTTCGCCGCCTTCATGCTCATGGCCGTGGCCCTTGGCGATCGCTTCGGCCGGCGCACCGTGTTTCTGATCGGCATCGTGCTCTTCACCGGCGCGTCCGCGCTCAGTGCGCTCAGTTCCGAACCGTGGATGCTCATCGGCTCACGTGCGCTGCAGGGCGTGGGTGCCGCCGCACTGATGCCGCTCTCCCTCACGCTGCTTGCCGGCTCGGTGAGCAAGCGGCTGCGTCCGGCCGCGATAGGCATCTGGGGCGGCATCTCGGGTCTCGGCGTAGCCGTCGGCCCGCTCATCGGCGGCGCGGTCGTCGAGGGCTGGAACTGGCAGGCCATCTTCTGGCTCAACGTGCCGATCGGCATCCTCGCCATTCCGCTCGCGCTGATAGCGCTGCCGAACAGCTTCGGCAACCGTGTACGCGCCGACGTGGTCGGAATGCTTCTTGCCGGCTTCGGCGTGCTCGGCCTGGTCTATGGCATCGTGCGCGGCAACGACGCAGGCTGGGACAGCACAGAGGTGCTCGCTTCGCTCATCGGCGGGGCGGCACTGCTGGCCGTCTTCATTTTCTGGGAACTGCGCACGAGTTCTCCCTTACTGCCGTTGCGACTGTTCCGCGACCGCAGCTTCACGGTGGCCAACCTCGTTGGAGTCGGCTTCAGCTTCGGCATCTTCGGCGCCGTCTTCATCCTGATCCAGTACCTGCAGATCGTGCAGGGGCACAGCCCTCTCGAGGCGGGAATCATGACCACGCCGTGGACGCTTGCACCCATGATCGTGGCGCCACTGGCCGGCCTGCTCGCGCCCCGCATTGGCACCCGGCTGCCGATAGTCGTCGGACTGTCGCTGCTCGCCATCTCGATGGCGTGGCTTGCATTCGTCATGACGGCCACCACCCCGTATGGCGAGTTGCTTCCGGCTTTCCTCATCGCCGGAATCGGAATGGGCCTGGTCTTCGCGCCGAGCGCAACGGCCGTGCTCGCAAATATGGTGCCTGACGACCATGGAAAGGCATCCGGCGCCAACTCCACGCTGCGCGAGATCGGCACTGCGCTCGGCGTGGCGGTGCTCACGGCGGTCTTCACGGGCGCCGGTGGCACCCTGACTCCCACCGGTTACGTGGGTGCCGCCATCCCGGCCGTCTATGTCGGTGCGGCAGTACTGGCGCTCACCGCGGTCATCGCGCTCGCGATGCCGTCGGGCAAACGCCCTCGCGAGGTCGCGCCGTCTGTCGGCGAGGAACTGCACGAGCTGGCCGAAGCCCACTGA
- a CDS encoding ketopantoate reductase family protein codes for MRIGVIGAGAIGGTIAALLDRGGHQVDVTARGEHLAAIRRGGLRLSGAWGEHTAHVQSSESLQHQPELVFLCTKAQDAPAALSAHRQLLDEIPVVIVQNGLTGLETASTLLPNSDCVGALALYAASFLSPGQITVTTAGSTYIGAGDGEAGVPAIYAADVLGAVMPATATSNFIGAQWTKLIVNQVNAMPAITGLSAQETLSSAVLVPIITASMREAVRTGFASGIRYGSIQGLSNGLLRAFVVAPASLAQQLPRLIGRRMGSTPNPGSTLQSIRRGQPSEIDYLNGAVVEAATRLGREAPVNAALVELVHEVERTGAFLGRAAVAERMQRG; via the coding sequence ATGCGAATCGGCGTGATCGGGGCAGGCGCCATAGGTGGCACCATTGCCGCCCTGCTCGATCGCGGCGGGCACCAGGTCGATGTCACCGCTCGCGGGGAGCACCTCGCGGCGATCCGTCGTGGCGGGCTGCGTCTCTCGGGGGCGTGGGGCGAGCACACGGCGCATGTGCAGTCATCCGAAAGCCTGCAGCACCAGCCGGAGCTCGTGTTCCTGTGCACGAAGGCACAGGATGCCCCGGCAGCCCTCAGCGCACACCGTCAGCTTCTCGACGAGATTCCGGTGGTCATCGTGCAGAACGGTCTCACCGGGCTCGAGACGGCATCGACGCTGCTCCCCAACTCAGATTGCGTCGGCGCGCTGGCCCTGTACGCGGCGAGCTTTCTCTCCCCCGGCCAGATCACCGTCACCACGGCCGGATCGACGTACATCGGAGCAGGAGACGGAGAGGCCGGAGTGCCCGCGATCTACGCCGCGGATGTGCTCGGTGCGGTGATGCCAGCGACGGCGACGAGCAATTTCATCGGCGCCCAGTGGACGAAACTTATCGTCAACCAGGTCAATGCGATGCCGGCCATCACGGGCCTGAGCGCGCAGGAGACGCTGAGCTCCGCCGTGCTGGTGCCGATCATCACGGCGAGCATGCGCGAAGCTGTGCGCACCGGCTTCGCGAGCGGCATTCGGTACGGCAGCATCCAGGGGCTCAGCAACGGCCTCCTGCGTGCGTTCGTGGTGGCCCCCGCTTCTCTTGCGCAGCAGCTGCCCCGGCTGATCGGCCGAAGAATGGGGTCGACGCCAAACCCCGGTTCGACCCTGCAGAGCATTCGACGCGGCCAGCCGAGCGAGATCGACTATCTGAACGGCGCCGTTGTCGAGGCCGCCACCCGCCTCGGCCGCGAGGCACCCGTCAACGCCGCGCTGGTCGAACTCGTACACGAGGTGGAGCGCACCGGCGCGTTTCTGGGTCGAGCGGCCGTCGCCGAGCGGATGCAGCGGGGCTGA
- a CDS encoding MFS transporter has translation MPQPRSLPLWHGRTLALLGILLVAFNLRTAVAALSPIFSQVRADIPLDSLAVGVLGMLPPVCFALFGILTPLFTRRASLELVVVLSLLAIIVGHLLRAVSGSFAILTAGSVIAFAGMAVGNVLLPPLVKRYFPDRIGLMTSLYATVLSLSTLLPPLVAVPVADGAGWRLSVGMWAALAVIAVLPWMAILLKRSPHAASAGELIEEAEPRVLGRVWHTALGWSLGVVFGISSVNAYAMFAWLPEILHDTAGTDASQAGVLLSLFAGMGIPSGLLIPVLASRMKNVGVLVYVGVVAFLIGDLGLIFLPGTATWVWVASAGLGPLLFPLCLVLINLRTRTHAGAVALSGFAQGIGYTLGALGPLAVGVLHQVSGGWILPLWVLLGTALVAALAGFVVARPRLLEDSFGR, from the coding sequence GTGCCACAGCCTCGCAGCCTTCCCCTGTGGCACGGTCGAACGCTCGCGCTGCTCGGCATCCTGCTCGTTGCATTCAACCTGCGCACGGCGGTCGCGGCGCTCTCTCCAATCTTCTCCCAGGTGCGGGCGGATATCCCGCTCGACAGCCTCGCCGTCGGCGTGCTGGGCATGCTGCCTCCGGTCTGCTTCGCGCTCTTCGGAATTCTCACGCCGTTGTTCACGCGGAGGGCGAGTCTCGAACTCGTGGTGGTGCTGTCGCTGCTTGCGATCATCGTCGGTCACCTGCTGCGTGCGGTATCCGGTTCGTTCGCGATTCTCACGGCAGGCTCGGTCATTGCGTTCGCGGGCATGGCTGTCGGCAACGTGCTGCTTCCGCCGCTGGTCAAACGGTATTTTCCCGACCGCATCGGCTTGATGACCTCGCTATATGCGACGGTTCTGTCTCTGAGTACGCTGCTGCCACCGCTCGTCGCCGTTCCTGTTGCCGACGGGGCGGGCTGGCGCCTTTCGGTGGGCATGTGGGCTGCGCTTGCCGTTATCGCCGTGCTGCCGTGGATGGCGATTCTCCTGAAGCGCAGTCCCCATGCCGCCTCGGCGGGCGAACTCATCGAGGAGGCGGAGCCACGTGTCCTCGGGCGCGTCTGGCACACCGCCCTGGGCTGGTCGCTGGGTGTGGTCTTCGGCATCTCCTCGGTGAACGCCTACGCGATGTTCGCCTGGCTCCCCGAGATCCTGCACGACACGGCGGGCACGGATGCGAGCCAGGCAGGCGTGCTGCTCTCGCTCTTCGCCGGTATGGGGATCCCGTCTGGGCTGCTGATACCGGTTCTCGCCTCCCGCATGAAAAACGTCGGTGTGCTCGTCTATGTCGGCGTCGTCGCCTTCCTTATCGGCGATCTGGGGCTGATCTTCCTGCCGGGCACGGCAACGTGGGTGTGGGTCGCTTCTGCGGGTCTCGGCCCACTGCTGTTTCCGCTCTGCCTCGTTCTGATCAATCTGCGCACGCGAACTCACGCAGGCGCGGTTGCGCTGAGCGGTTTTGCGCAGGGCATCGGGTACACGCTGGGCGCACTGGGACCTCTTGCGGTCGGAGTGCTGCATCAGGTCTCTGGCGGCTGGATTCTTCCGCTCTGGGTGCTGCTCGGAACCGCGCTCGTTGCAGCGCTCGCCGGGTTCGTGGTCGCTCGTCCACGCCTGCTCGAGGACAGTTTCGGGCGCTGA